The genomic window AAAGTTACCTAAGCATAACAGTATGTACAAGCAACTGCGAGCATTCATCCGCccgttactttttaaatttttgcaattgtGGTGCCGATAATTTGACTTTGCCCGGTATATTTCGCGCCAAAGCTTCTTCCTTGATGCTTTTTAGCAAATCCTTTTCACGTGTGCCGCAATTTTTATCCTTGGAGAACATGGTTAAGGCAGTTTTAGCAGCACGTCCACGTTTACCCGTGCCTGGTGTGAGCTTGACGCGAAACCTGCAAGTATTGTATAAATTTGGTATAGTTTAGGTTTAGTTAAGAGGTTGAAGTACATATAATTGATCATAAAGATCATAAAGACCCTCATAAATCGACAAAACactttgagcctatcacaaatttgttcaggcggctaatgtcagtttcggctataTCACTTGGGTGGCCGAAGGTAAGAGGCCGAGTCTTGGTCAGGCTGGAAAGTGGAGCAGAAAGTATcatccatacaactttgacaactagcgTTCGACAATATTTTTAGCCTTACCGCATGAATGCCTATTAGACAATGCTCAGCAAGATCTGCTAGGATTTCGATAGTATGAACTTTGCTAAGTAGTTCAGTAGATAATCCTACTCTAGGCCTAaaggatctcgcagtcgcacagGATCTGGTCATCGCCTGCGTCTGACAAGCACGCGAAGTTCATAGTTCCAGTGTTAGAACGCAAGTTGAAGACAGAGATCCTACTTATTCTCACGTATGTGGAACAAGCGTGCCTTCTTTGACTAGCTCAACGACTTTGCTGTTACGTGAAATTTTTACTGAGGACAGACCTTCCTCGAATAAATTTTGAGTGCGTAGTAAGCGAGTTCAGCGCTATTATTGACACTCTGCTTCGTAGTTGAACTTCGGAGCAGAACGTCTACAGCACTTAACAGCAgccacttctgcctgaaaaaacATTACAGTGGTCTGGTAAGCCAAGGCTATGCTTGACGGAAAGCTCctcaattcccacgacagccggttctacgcaccggaattgactcggatttcatccgaccaagggctgttctttcggcgatctaaccccgtttggatcggtaagtgttaagTGTTACGGAAAGCTCCTTACTGCAACTGCTCCTCCAACCTTCCCTCCTAGATTTGACTCCCTCGTGAAAAAGCTCATTACGTCTCTTACCCGCGCCCCCGTCGGTATGTGAGCACGAAATATGTTATAGACTAATAAAATAAGGCAAATTCTTACTTGTAATTTTGCAATGCTTGATATGGCGCCACCACTGGGATGACGAACAATAACTCGTCGCCTTCAAGCGGCTGTCCGGTAAGCGCATCTAACATGGCCACATCGGCACCTGCAGGCATATCGTCGTCATCCACCTCGACTGCACCTTGGGAAAGTTCTTCTTTGCGCGCAAAATTTCGCCTTTCCTTTTGTGTGTTCTGCATGTTCAGCTCTTCTTCGGCCTTCTTTTTAGCTAAATCAATTTTATCTTTACCAGCGGAATTCAATAACCTCATACGTAGTTCTCGTTCCTCCTCATCTTGATCCTTATATTTGGCTTTCATCTTCTTTAGTTTACCACGCTGTCCACGCTTCATATTGGAATTCTTTGAGTCTTTTTCTTCGGCATTTTGTAGCTGTTGTCTTAATTCTTGTTGAGTTTTACGTTCTTTTTCCTCTTTCCGCTTTTtagcgttttgttgttgttttttacgtggtgcCGCTGCCGGTATTATTGttgcttcttcttcctcttgCTTTACAATGGCTTTGCCGGTGGTTTTCGCATGTTCAGCATTTTCGGTGGTCGATTCCACAACAGAATCGGTACGTACAGTTATGCGTCCAGTGTCGTGTTCAATTTTTACTTGAGTATCTGGAAAGTTGGTTGAGTCTTCCGATGAATCTGTATCTTCAGCGTTTTCATCGACAGTCTCCAGTTGTTTTGCTTTCAAATCTTCTTGCGATTTTTCACTCTGTTCAGGCTCttcatccaaatttatttctACATCTTCATTTAGTCCCAACTCTTTCAAGCGCTGTTCTTGCTCCTCCAGTTCATGTTGTTCCTCCTCGAAAGTACGCAATTTTCGCTCGCCACGATGTCGCTCCACAAAACTGTCCTCCAATTTGAAGAGCAGACTTAATCCCATTATCAAGTGGCAGGATGGCAGAAAATTCTTTTTGCCACGTATCATGAAACTGCCAGTACCTAGATATTCACCAGAGGGCGCCGTCTTAGTGACTTGATCACTACGCACCCAGTACGCGTTAGTCACTACCTTGGCATCCCAAGCTACACTGTATGATATAGCCATCGTGCCAGCTTCTAATAATGTCTTTGGCGGCACCTCAGCGCCGGTTGGATTCCGAATGACAACACTTGAGGCACCTTGAATTTCAGCGTGCACGTAAATGTCTGTGGGTCTCATGTAACTGCAAGCAAGCGtaatttatacttatacttatgtttaaatttaaaaaaaataataaaaatagtttaccgTTTCACAATCAGTTCGTTTTGTTGTGCGTCTCTGCCACCAATGACTAAATAATTTTCAGAGCTAATAAAccaataaaacttttcaaaccaGTAGACTTTGCGCGCTTTCGAAATTGTGGATATTATGCGCACTTCTTTTAATGTTTGCTGCGTCTTGCGTTCGGCTGATTTCAAGGCTTTGTTCGAAGCATCGATTGTTTTCTGTTCTTTCTTCGCGGCGTAGCGTTTTAGATCGTAATACTTTCTTGCATTTGCCCAAGCTGATAGCGCCAAATCCACATCGACCACCAGCGTTGGTAAACCATCAGCGCCGTCCTCATTATTATCGGCATCATCGGAGTCGCCTTCCTCATTTTTATAAGGATCTGAGAGTCGCAATGAAATATGATTAATTTCTAATTTCAGTTTTGTGATTGCCCCAGCTATGGGATCATCATCAGCTTGCGCCTCTTTGACCACTTTTTCAATGTCCGGCCATGACATTTGAGATGCAATGAGCGATTGAACAGCGGCTATTGCGTGTTCAACTAACTCTTGATTACAGGTTATAAGTTCGGCTTTTTGTTTATCAACTTCTTGAGATTTGGTTAAATTGTCAAGACGCTTTGCGTGATCATTCTTAACGTTGGACAACTTTTTCAAAGCTTCTCGTTCTTGTTGTAAAGTTTTCAGATCGATTTTTTGCGCTTCCTGTGTGGAATAAAACTCATCCACAGCCAACATGAATGTTGCAAATTCTGCTCGTGGTTGTCCTTCAAACTGTGCAAACGGATAGGAATGGTACtcgatattttgataaaaatcctCTTTGGCGGCTTCGGCGGTAGTTGCAGGTTTCTCCTCGCGTTTTTGTATAACAAAACCTTTCGACACAGATAAGCGACCTTCAGCAAATATCCGAGTAGcttcctaaaaaaaattatgtatacagACAAATTTCaaactattatataatataagttaCCTGTATTGCTTGAACCAACGTGGGTAAATCAGTATTAATATCAAAATTCCGCATGTTCATTGATTTGCCTTCCCTTTTCTTTTGCTTACGCGATTTTTTACCACCACCACCACTTTCAGCTTGTTGTGTTGTAGTTTCTTCTTCTGCGGCCGTACTTGGATCTTCTTTCTTTTCTATTATACAATTATCtagtttatatttatgtagtaCATGATCTATCACAGCCGGTCCAAAATCCACTTTTGGCATTAGCAAACGTCGCAAATTGTCACCGGGTTTTGCTGTTTCTATCAAAGTGCGCACATCATTCGCTGTTAAGTCAACAGCTTGTTCTTTCGCACGATTTGAAGGATATTTTTCACGAACTGCAAATCGTACTTCTTCACCTTCATAATGTGGTCGCAgaatatacaaaattgtaaaTTCATGGTCAGTGAGTATAATATTGCCCCTATCGTAAAGCTCAACAATAACATGGTATGCAGCTTCGCTAGTACCAAATTGCAAATCAATTATACGATCCATGCCTAGTTGTTCCAACTTTTCCAAACGTTTGTTTTTTAGATGTTTTCTCAGTTTCATACTGAAGCCCGAAGGCGCGACGTTCTTTGGCCATTCAAAAGCTGTTGTGTGAAATCGTATGCCAGACTCAATTAAGAGCACTGTTTTGCTTTCGCCTCCTTGAAATCGTATCAAATATGTTTTGTTGTCGATGTCATAGATTTGATTTACGCGTTGTCCAACCAAGCTTTAAGCAACGaaaattaatacatacatatatgattcaTACAAGTTTATCTAAAACTTACTTCTGCAACTCGGTGACACCACAAACTATATCATATGTATTAAAGCGTGTTTTCATTgctttaatttcgttttttgtgtttcagaatGATTTGAGAATATAAGTAAGtttagaataaaataataaattctgatAAATTCCTTGCAAATATCAACTGACACGTTTCCTGGTGTCGTTGCTCAGCTGATTCCTATCAATATGGTAATGCCAGCTGGTTAATTTTAAACATAACAGCTCACAaatcttttaaaacttttattataagaaatttttcttattattgtaaatataacTATTTCCATTCAAAATAATGTAGCGGGCGCAGTATTATTACGGTTATTGTATATAGAGATATACACAAATGACGCTTAAAATATCCGCCCTACAAGATCTAATAGGGTATTGTCTATGAAAATTGCACCACAGGGTGACCTGAaagtttatgtgattttttgatGTGGCCACATTTCCTACATTTCTTTTAAGCGAAATTCGCGGAATATGTGTTTTGGTTCCTAATTCGTCAGCTGTGTGCTATGACATCTGGAGCAAAATCtgtaaataattataacaaaacGTCTCATCAAAACAACGCCTCCCCCTATAGGAAATATAAGTGAAAGTTTacagttttttaataaacataaaaacataatttattgTCAATGTTTAAGGCACGGTAAGCTCCatagatataaatatgttaTCAAACCGTTATAAAACTGACTAAATTTATTCTAAAAGTGTTAAAGAATTTGAGGAAGCACTAGAAGGTCCCGATATTGACATAAATGCACTGCGAAACCTTTGTTTTTATGGTAAGCTTaaaactaaatacatacataatttaacAAACGAAGTAATGAATTTCTTATATATAGGAATACCTGACATAGGTAGTTTCAGAACAACTTGTTGGAAAATACTTCTCGGCTACCTAGGACCTAAACGGAGCACATGGACTGAAACGCTTACCAAAAAACGAGCATTATATCGTCAATTCATAGAAGAATTAGTACTACCACCTGGTCTGAATGGAAACGACAATCAAGATAATACAAATACTGGACTTAATGATCACCCTTTAAGTGAGGGGCCTGAAAGCGCTTGGAACACATTCTTCCAAGACAATGAATTCCTCTTGCAAATCGACAAAGATGTTCGACGTTTATGTCCAGATATATCGTTTTTCCAACAAGCAACTGAATACCCTTGTGACATTGTGGTGCATAGCAAAGGGGAACGAAGATTGCATCAACGTGTTGTCCCCACTATGTTGAGCTCAGCGAATGTAGAACGCAAAGGCTTAGGAATTACAAAGGTAAGGGGCATATCCATAATCGCACAAATAAATGTATAGTTTATGTAAAGAACAAACGAAAAACTAATGTAAAACACGTTTATATTTTGTCATGCTTTCCCTTCTTACAATAAGTAGCAGGTAATTTCAAACTAATACGTATATCACTTCATATTGTAGTTTTTACCACAGTACGTTTTGACTAATACTTTCCAAACTTATAGATAAATCTTATAACAAAGCGTTCTAATGAAAATTACGTGGCAATGGAGGAAGGACTGGAAGCACATTGGGAAGTAGTGCAGCGCATACTCTTCCTTTATGCAAAACTAAATCCAGGGCAGGGCTATGTCCAAGGCATGAATGAGATTGTTGGtccaatatattatattatggcCTCTGATCCTGATCTGGAATACCGAAGTGagtgtaattttatttttgtcttttatagtttttcttACTTCacagaaaaacaatttatttgttattcttTAGAATACGCTGAAGCCGATTGTTTTTTCTGCTTTACCGCATTGATGAGTGAAATAcgtgatttttttataaaaacccTCGACGATTCTGAAGGCGGTATAAAATTTATGATGGCAAAACTAGCTAATATGCTTAAAGAAAAAGATCCCGAAgtctataataaattaaaagaacaaGAACTGCATCCACAATACTATAGTTTTAggtaattatttttctaataacagttATAATTTAAACAATGCTTTCAGAAATTATCTGATCTTACTTAAACACTATATTTTAGATGGATAACGCTACTGTTATCACAAGAATTTCCATTACCCGATGTGGTGCGCATATGGGATTCTGTTTTCTCCGACGAGCGCCGTTTCGAATTCCTAATAAGAATATGTTGTTCAATGATTTTGTaagttattttttgttcattacATTTACACACCACACCAACTATTATCATAGCGTTTATGGCTTTATACTATCAAATCCTTCATTTGTTCTCAATCATTTGACATTTCATTGCTGGTATTAACATTTACATGGatgaatttttgattaaaaaaaattgttttccgcAATAATTTCAGAATACAACGAGAACTCATACTTCAAAATGATTTTGcatcaaatgtaaaattattgcaaaattatCCGCCTATTGATATCAACATAGTGTTGTCGCACGCCGTATCTTTAAATGGATAATACAGattgtaattaatttgtaaaagaaaaacaaaacaaatattatacacATCCCAAGCCAATTTTTACACGCCATTCTTATAAGGCAAACACTAGTTATAAcctaaaaaatacatttttttagctCTTAAGAATcttcatttataatttatatactcgGATTTATAGTAGCTatgctatatgtatatgaaataactCAAATCCTTTTACTCGAAATGttcatttaatataaataaatatttatctttttaatatattttttacccaATGAACAacttacaaataattttcatgtTTCACTTAAACCGTTATATTTACATGCAAGTCAGAAACAACGcctgttttcgtttttttttttttttttttttttttgaagacagagttttaataaataaataaaaaaaatactgtaaATATAGATCAGCGattcattttgtaaaattttgaatttcccTGATTTCGTAGCGATCTCCAGGAGATTTTTCTATCGCAAATCCGAATgccaaaagacaaaaaaaaaactatatatgaatacaggtaatgatcgaaggactattcaaattttggatttttaacAAATGGTGTGTtctaagttattttttttataaaatttgcactTCCGAGttgcttaaaaaatcgaaattacaatattatcaaaaattttattctttctaTTTGACAATAATATTTAGGTCGTGTGAAAATTTCCAGTCGATCGCCGTAGTGTGTTCGAAGAACTTTCTCTTAACGCCTCTGAGAACAGCGTTTCTCTGAAAATCAAATGATAGACCCCGAGCCCCAATATTATGAATATGATTtcgaatttgaaaattaaaaataatattaaaaacattccATTGTTCGATatcttttatacaaaatatattctgGGACCGTGCCCTATATTTATTCACTAAAAGTTATTGTTAGCAGACATATTTGAACAGTTAATTTGCATTTGCTATTTACGAATTACGGTACGAATACGCGTTACAATACACAcatcaatttttgaaaaataatatatatcacTCATCCGTTCTCAGGCTGTCTTCATGGCTTAGTTTTGTTGTCACCTACTTTTTGACGTTCAATTTTGGCGCTGTATCTTTGCATATGGTCTGTGCTATGAACTCTATCAAAGTGCGTGTGGGCCTACCGGCCATACCTTTGCGTATATACTCGAAAGCCTTACCATTGGTCACCATGACGTTAGTGGCATCCTGAAATCGTATGAGAAATGTGTATAgtgactaaaaaattaattagtaccCATAAGTTCTTACGATATGCATCCACTGACCACATGGCACAAACTCTCTCAAGAAAGCAGCCGCTTTACATGGGCGTCCACCACGTCCCAATCCATAGTTCTGCACGTCGCTTGAGCCACCTGATGTTACTTGCTTAGTATAGAAATTCCATAATGGGAAACGCCATACTCGGTCACCAGTATGCATGCTGGCATGTTTGATTTGTTGCCAAAGAATTTCCGAGTTAGTGAAGACGCCGCAAGCAGCTTCATCCAAAGCGTTACGCATCATACCCGAAGTAGTACCAATATCCACAATAAACTTGGGGCAAAAATTTTGCGCGTACAAGAGCGCATCGGCTAACACTAGCACATCCTCATGATCTGTACCctgaactttaatatgtttgcCATTCATAGCTTTGGTAATGTCACCGGGTCGGAACGAATTACAGCCCATAACGTTTTCGCAAAGTGGAATCAAACCACGTATGTTTACCtattaccaatcaaaaacaataaacaaaattcaTGGTCTAGTCAAAATCCAGGTAATTACAGGTTTTTACTTACCGGTAAACGTAAACCCGCAATCGCTCTACATGCAGCCACTACCACAGCCGCTCCCGTCATGTCGCCACGCATATGAAATAATTCCTGTAGTTTCTTCAAACAGAGACCACCACAGTCATAAGTGATACCTTGTCCTACCAAAACTATTGGACGCTCCTCGGCCGAGGTACCGTAGTAGCTCAGCTCTAGAAAAATTGGTGGCTCACAAGAGGCCTTACCCACCGATAAGAAAGCGTGCATAGATTGAGATTCGGCCCAGCCCTCCACCTTCACCTCGACATTTACACCCGACTTACATAGCACTTCGACAACTGTTTGTGCAAAAGCGGTGGGTGTGAGCAAGTTGGACGGCATTTCTTGTAACTGTCGGGTTAGATTTTGCGCAGCGGCCTTTTGTAAACCGATTCGCCAGCCTTCAATATCACAAAGCTCATCTTTGTGCGTGTATAAATCGATTGCCGGAACGACTATACGGCGCTTGATTTCTCTTAGTTCTTGATAGGCCCATATACCTAGAGCAGCACCCTCGGCAGCCGATTCGGCATGACCACAGTTCTCAACTTCAATCTTTTCAGTATCAAGATACGCTAACTCCATAGCCGCTTTAGCCACAGATCTACGTATCGCCTCCTTTTGTTCATCGAGCACTTCATACGAATTATAGCCTAAACATTCCTTACCTAAACCCACAACGGCCACAGCTGAGTAGTAGGGTACTTTTTCTGGTTCAACAGCGAATAAAATACGCGCTTCACCACGCTTCGGCATCGGTCCCGACATGCGCAATACCTCCAGTAGACGGCCAGCTGTCTTTTGTACATTATACCGCCAGGCAGACGGCGTCAAGATACCCGCATCTGTCTTATCGTCCTCGTCGGCATAGACGCCCAAAATTAAACCGCGTGACGGTGGATCGGCACATATTTCGGTTTGCTGCAATTGCAACAATTGATTTATAGCCGGCGAGACGTACGTACGTAGCTGCGGCAGGATGCGGCTAACTGATTTAAATACATTGCCGAATGATTTGGGACGCAGTAGACCAAACATTGTGATCGGCTTGAGTAtacagataaaaaaaaatcctattAAATATAATcgcgaatatttttattaaatagatttacatatatttttaagcaagaaaattttatttaaaaaaaattctacaaataaattttctctatGTATAGTCGATTGGAAATATTTCGGGTTACTGGCTGGTAAAGTATTACATCGTTTCAAAAAGAAGTACATTTGTATGTTAAAGAAGCCGTTGTAAACATAAAGTGTGCTGGATGGCATCGGTATGCTACTGTATTCGCGACTGCGTGCAGCTTATACAATTTTAACCCTAATCTAACATTTCTTTTGAAAGCTAAACGTTCCAAATTTGACAAGATAAGCATGTAATCTTTGGAGAAAATACTGTTCACACAATTTTAGGTTTGAAAACGAAGCTTCAAAAGTGTCAAAGCTTGCCTTTATGATCCATAAAACGAGCTACTTCGATATTGACATTTCCTTCATTTGTACTCGTAAAAACATTGTAACCAATCACCAATCAATCGAAAATTAGGTTAAAATcttattactattttattatttaaggtTCTCAGGTATGAAGTGTAAggtaaaattaacaaaactcaCTGAATCCCGCTGGAGTTGATCGTAACCCTTTATAATCGAACATCTCAGTaagatttatttataaaaattgtagcTATTCATACGATCTGTGAGAGTATTAATACTTCCACTTCAACAAACAGTCTAACATTATTTCAGTTTCACTCCGTTGTTGTTACAGCTGCCGAAAACATCCCTTAAGTAATTTCGAGTAATGCTGCCGAGTCTTAGCTGGATAAAAATCCGGTTCCCTTACTGTTACTTAGACGCGAATGTCGTGGAAGCAGACCTTCGCTAACCCTCTCCCTTCCAATCATGTGGTACTTCTTTCTTACATTTAAGACCAATCCTAAATTTTAGGTTTAACAGCCCactacaaatgtatgtatgtttctatgTTTGTTAGAAGGTTGTTAACGAAACTCGATCGAGAAAGAAGGCGTCAAAGTCGGTTTAACGATGACACTCGAAAACTACTCAAACCGCAAGATcagcaaaaacttaaaaatttatataaactttaagAGATTACATGGGTTAACGGGTTCCCAAAAATCGGTTAtcatattaaattctacaacacctctagaatattggcctaaattttcaagttgatccgagtgataatttcggagatacagccttgagagctTATGCGTTACCTacggctagctaggctaagtgcgccgtctttaaacgcgtttttctcaaaactgtgcttttgaagtctgttggcaagatttctcgagaactactcaaccgatcctTGTGAAATTACACAGGTCTTTAaggtacaattcttaaagacttggacaaagcatttgttttattacaactatttgaaaaaaaaaaaatgtcccgaaatttaaatttttttgtaaaaatgtctgcagaaatctaattttcagtttttttctgcgtccaagttctaagttaagtttttaactaaaacatgtatttttcactttagatggtTCTGCCAACGCGGCCGCATCTTTTTCCGAAGGGTCACCgcaaatggcgtcgcaatggccgagtttaaaatatttttttccaaaaatacgaATTactgtaacaataaaaaattgtaataaaatattttatatgagaaaaaaaaatgttgaagaaaggctgttttttacccgaggaaacccatgtaaccccttaaccgaATAAAATCGTTTCGCCGATAGGTTTAAAGCATCAATCGTGGTAACtgacaataaattttataacgaaagcTTCTTAACATAACTGAAAGGACTAGTCCCGTATGGCTAGAAcgaactatatatgtatatatatatatatacatatatgtatatccttaagtgtaatataacaaaaaaaaaacagtttttatgttttaaaatacatatcGTATTACAATGTATACTACCATTTCTATAACAAAATTGCGTTCtttgaatataaattatatgataaTGGTATTAGAAGTCTCTGACAGAAGTAGCATTGTTTAACGAAACGATATAGCTCCAGAAGCTTGCCGCGCTTTCGTAGTCTCACGATCGCCTACTTCTTTTGCTTCAATTTTGGTTCCGTATCCTTACAAATTGTCTGGGCAATAAATTCAATCAATGTGCGTGTGGGCCTGCCCGCCATACCTTTGCGTATGTACTCAAAAGCTTTACCATTGGTTACCATGACGTTAGTGGCATCCtgaaaaatttagatatatacTAAAGTCTTACTTAATTATGCGATTTTCTTACGATATGTATCCATTGTCCACACGGTACAAATTCTCTCAAGAAAGCAGCTGCTTTGCATGGACGTCCACCACGAGCAATACCATAATTTTGCACATCGGTCGCTCCGCCCGCTCTTACACACTTCGAATAGTACTCCCACAAGGGAAAACGCCACACTCGGTCACCAGTATGCATGCTGGCATGTTTGATTTGTTGCCAGAGAATTTCCGAGTTAGTGAAGACGCCGCAAGCAGCTTCATCCAAAGCGTTACGCATCATACCCGAAGTAGTGCCAATATCCACAATAAACTTGGGGCAAAAATTTTGCGCGTACAAGAGCGCATCGGCTAACACTAGGACGTCCTCATGATTTGTACCCTGAATTTCGATATATTTTCCATTCATAGTTTTAGTGCAATCGCCGGGACGGAAGGAGTTGCAACCAATTACATTTTCACATAGTGGTATCAAACCTCGTATATTCACCTGGCATTgtcaaaatttcataataaaagtaaaattagttATCGAGCATTACTTACCGGTAAACGTAGACCCGCAATCGCTCTACATGCAGCCACTACCACAGCCGCACCCGTCATGTCGCCACGCATATGCACTAATTCCTGTAACTCCTTTAAGCAAAGACCACCGCTGTCATAGGTGATGCCTTGTCCCACCAAAACTATTGGACGCTCCTCGGCCGATGTACCGTAGTAGCTCAGCTCTAGAAAAATTGGTGGCTCACAAGAGGCCTTACCCACCGACAAGAAAGCGTGCATTGACTGTGACACCGCCCAACCTTCCACTTTCACCTCGACATTTACACCCGACTTGCAAAGCACTTCGACTACAGTTTGTGCAAAAGCGGTGGGCGTCAGCATATTGGAAGGCATTTCTTGTAGTTGCCTGGTAAGATTTTGTGCCGCCGCCTTTTGCAAACCAATTCGCCAACCTTCAATATCACAAATCTCATCCTTGTGCGTGTACAAATCTATGGTGGGTATGCTAATGCGTTTCTTAGGATCCTTTAACTCCTGATACGCCCATATGCCCAGTGCAGCACCCTCGGCAGCCGATTCAGCGTGAccacaattttcaatttcaatgctGTAAGTGTCGAGATAAGCCAgctccatacaagcatttgccACCGATCTTCGTATCGCTTCCTTTTGTTCGTCAACTACTTCGTATGAATTATAGCCTAAACATTCCTTACCTAAACCCACAATGGCGACAGCTGAGTAGTAGGGTATCTTCTCCGGTtcgattgcaaataaaatacgCGTTTCGCCGCGCTTCGGCATAGGGCCCGATTTGCGCAGCACATCCAACATGCGACCGCCAGTTTTTTGCACATTGTAGCGCCAGGCAGACGGTGTCAAGATACCAGTGTCGTATTTGTTCTCCTCATCGGCGTAGACACCCAAAATTAGGCCACGCGTAGGCGGGTCTGCACATATCTCTGTTTGTTGCAACTGGAGCGTCTGATTTACCATTGGCGAGGTGTACGTACGGAGCTGAGG from Bactrocera tryoni isolate S06 chromosome 5, CSIRO_BtryS06_freeze2, whole genome shotgun sequence includes these protein-coding regions:
- the LOC120779005 gene encoding cytosol aminopeptidase, with protein sequence MFGLLRPKSFGNVFKSVSRILPQLRTYVSPAINQLLQLQQTEICADPPSRGLILGVYADEDDKTDAGILTPSAWRYNVQKTAGRLLEVLRMSGPMPKRGEARILFAVEPEKVPYYSAVAVVGLGKECLGYNSYEVLDEQKEAIRRSVAKAAMELAYLDTEKIEVENCGHAESAAEGAALGIWAYQELREIKRRIVVPAIDLYTHKDELCDIEGWRIGLQKAAAQNLTRQLQEMPSNLLTPTAFAQTVVEVLCKSGVNVEVKVEGWAESQSMHAFLSVGKASCEPPIFLELSYYGTSAEERPIVLVGQGITYDCGGLCLKKLQELFHMRGDMTGAAVVVAACRAIAGLRLPVNIRGLIPLCENVMGCNSFRPGDITKAMNGKHIKVQGTDHEDVLVLADALLYAQNFCPKFIVDIGTTSGMMRNALDEAACGVFTNSEILWQQIKHASMHTGDRVWRFPLWNFYTKQVTSGGSSDVQNYGLGRGGRPCKAAAFLREFVPCGQWMHIDATNVMVTNGKAFEYIRKGMAGRPTRTLIEFIAQTICKDTAPKLNVKK
- the LOC120777608 gene encoding cytosol aminopeptidase-like — its product is MFSLLRSKSLGNVAKTINRILPQLRTYTSPMVNQTLQLQQTEICADPPTRGLILGVYADEENKYDTGILTPSAWRYNVQKTGGRMLDVLRKSGPMPKRGETRILFAIEPEKIPYYSAVAIVGLGKECLGYNSYEVVDEQKEAIRRSVANACMELAYLDTYSIEIENCGHAESAAEGAALGIWAYQELKDPKKRISIPTIDLYTHKDEICDIEGWRIGLQKAAAQNLTRQLQEMPSNMLTPTAFAQTVVEVLCKSGVNVEVKVEGWAVSQSMHAFLSVGKASCEPPIFLELSYYGTSAEERPIVLVGQGITYDSGGLCLKELQELVHMRGDMTGAAVVVAACRAIAGLRLPVNIRGLIPLCENVIGCNSFRPGDCTKTMNGKYIEIQGTNHEDVLVLADALLYAQNFCPKFIVDIGTTSGMMRNALDEAACGVFTNSEILWQQIKHASMHTGDRVWRFPLWEYYSKCVRAGGATDVQNYGIARGGRPCKAAAFLREFVPCGQWIHIDATNVMVTNGKAFEYIRKGMAGRPTRTLIEFIAQTICKDTEPKLKQKK